From a single Maniola hyperantus chromosome 3, iAphHyp1.2, whole genome shotgun sequence genomic region:
- the Argl gene encoding LOW QUALITY PROTEIN: argininosuccinate lyase (The sequence of the model RefSeq protein was modified relative to this genomic sequence to represent the inferred CDS: inserted 1 base in 1 codon; deleted 5 bases in 5 codons), with translation MDERYQALGRLLEEEPSAVLRRLNDSLSVDVRLYREDIRGSKAWAXELHRSGHLSEDDNKSIQQGLVEQEIEQELAFNGRLSDPEEDIHSVVERGWRDHAGDAALRLHTARSRNDQSATNTKLWMMSTLGKSAERSYSSYICKKFIRTAVLLQRAPEEIDIIAPGYTHLQRAQPIRISFYIFSYTWMFRDDVCRLEEQINRLSSCPLGSGAIAGCALPIDRKKLAESMGFKQVTPNSMFAVGSRDHIVEFLNWASLCGIHLSRLAEDLIIYSSQEFGIVEHSDQFSTGSSLMPQKRNPDGLELVRGAAGFLLGDSFSFCCILKGLPSTYNKDLQSDKEILFRSYDRLLDCLKVTAGTVSIMKVNGKKMESLLEPGMLATDLAHTLVRRAVPFRRAHHLVGSALRRAAALGVDLRNLPHREYVEICPEFGSEEELRKIFSWEASVEQYTSEGGTAREAVLSQIQRLQQWLQNYKGACKMQ, from the exons ATGGAT GAAAGATACCAAGCTCTGGGGAGGTTGCTTGAAGAAGAGCCTTCGGCGGTGTTGCGCCGTTTGAATGATTCGCTGAGCGTT GACGTGAGGCTTTATCGCGAAGACATCAGAGGCAGTAAGGCATGGG CAGAATTACATCGAAGTGGACATCTTTCAGAAGACGATAATAAATCAATCCAACAAGGGCTC GTAGAACAAGAAATAGAGCAAGAGCTGGCG TTCAATGGGCGTCTAAGTGACCCTGAA GAGGATATTCATTCCGTGGTGGAGAGAGGCTGGCGCGATCATGCCGGCGATGCGGCGCTGCGTCTGCACACCGCACGCAGCCGCAACGACCAATCTGCTACCAACACC AAACTCTGGATGATGAGCACGCTAGGAAAGAGTGCGGAGCGAAGTTATTCATCTTATATCTGTAAGAAATTTATACGAACTGC GGTTCTGTTACAACGAGCGCCAGAAGAAATAGACATCATAGCC CCAGGGTATACTCATTTACAGCGTGCTCAGCCAATTCG AataagcttttatatttttagttacaCTTGGATGTTTCGAGATGACGTTTGCAGATTAGAGGAGCAAATTAATCGACTTTCATCTTGTCCACTCGGCAGTGGAGCAATTGCCGGTTGCGCTTTGCCTATTGATCGAAAGAAATTGGCTGAAAGTATGGGATTTAAACAAGTTACGCCAAACTCAATGTTTGCTGTTGGATCACGAGATCATATag TTGAATTTCTGAATTGGGCATCTTTATGCGGCATTCATCTCAGTAGACTGGCTGAAGATCTGATAATCTATAGCTCACAGGAGTTTGGCATCGTAGAACATTCGGACCAGTTCTCTACAGGTTCAAGTCTCATGCCTCAGAAAAGAAATCCAGATGGCTTGGAGCTTGTGCGCGGTGCCGCTGGTTTCTTACTAGGAGATTCTTTTTCGTTCTGCTGCATTCTAAAAGGCTTGCCAAGCACTTATAACAAGGACTTGCAGTCTGATAAGGAGATCCTTTTTAGATCGTATGACCGACTGCTTGATTGTTTAAAAGTAACGGCTGGGACAGTGTCTATTATGAAG GTGAATGGCAAAAAGATGGAAAGTCTGTTGGAGCCTGGTATGCTGGCCACTGACCTGGCTCACACGCTGGTGCGGCGTGCGGTGCCGTTCCGCCGCGCGCATCATCTGGTCGGCTCTGCGCTCCGCCGCGCCGCAGCACTGGGCGTAGACTTACGCAACTTGCCGCATCGGGAGTATGTCGAAATATG TCCTGAATTTGGTTCAGAAGAAGAACTGCGAAAGATCTTCTCGTGGGAGGCAAGTGTTGAGCAATACACGAGCGAAGGTGGCACCGCGAGGGAAGCTGTACTGTCGCAGATACAACGACTTCAACAGTGGCTGCAAAACTACAAGGGTGCTTGTAAGATGCAATAA